A stretch of the Polynucleobacter tropicus genome encodes the following:
- a CDS encoding squalene/phytoene synthase family protein, which yields MQQPTSSLNASFTDSQAQDLAYQKTILRSVSRTFALTIPLLPPAIEKVVGNTYLLCRIIDTIEDAASLSVSTKQELSKLFLDCVLERLPAQDFVNPCLLALRDYGNLDELDLISHTPTVLRILHTCSKKDQAAVSRCVSIMSDGMSYFHDKQTQAGLQDLKEFEKYCYVVAGVVGELLTTVFSNHSPTLSKSFLGKESLAIAFGQALQMTNILKDSPEDKARGVSWKPANMSQADLLQIAYEKLQDSLQYILLVPKQDSGIRRFCFLAFGLAVMTLSKIAQRTEFNNKNEIKLSRRTVMAFYTFTSVAIHSDLLMKIFFHHSSKALRKFAKT from the coding sequence GTGCAACAGCCTACATCAAGCCTCAACGCAAGCTTTACCGATAGCCAAGCTCAGGATTTGGCTTACCAAAAGACCATTTTGCGGTCGGTATCCAGAACCTTTGCGCTAACCATCCCCCTGCTGCCACCCGCAATTGAAAAAGTCGTAGGCAATACCTATTTGCTTTGTCGCATCATCGATACCATTGAGGACGCCGCCAGTCTGAGCGTAAGTACGAAACAAGAACTATCTAAATTGTTTCTAGATTGCGTATTAGAGCGGTTGCCAGCACAGGATTTTGTAAATCCCTGCCTCTTAGCACTGCGGGATTATGGAAATCTTGATGAACTAGACCTTATTTCCCATACGCCAACGGTCTTAAGAATTTTGCATACCTGCTCCAAAAAAGACCAAGCTGCAGTAAGCAGATGCGTCTCCATCATGTCAGATGGTATGTCTTATTTTCATGACAAACAAACCCAAGCTGGACTTCAAGATCTAAAGGAATTTGAAAAATATTGCTATGTTGTTGCCGGCGTTGTTGGAGAGCTCTTAACAACAGTATTTAGCAATCACTCACCTACATTATCCAAAAGCTTTCTGGGTAAAGAGAGTCTAGCAATCGCTTTTGGTCAAGCGCTACAAATGACCAATATTCTGAAAGACTCTCCCGAAGACAAAGCGCGTGGGGTTTCCTGGAAGCCTGCCAATATGAGTCAAGCGGATCTTCTGCAGATCGCCTATGAAAAGCTACAAGACTCTTTGCAATACATTCTACTAGTTCCAAAACAAGATAGCGGAATACGACGTTTCTGCTTTCTGGCTTTTGGTTTAGCTGTTATGACGCTTAGCAAAATTGCTCAGCGCACTGAATTTAATAATAAGAATGAAATAAAGTTATCTAGAAGAACTGTGATGGCTTTCTACACCTTTACCAGCGTTGCCATTCATAGCGATCTTTTGATGAAAATCTTTTTTCACCACTCATCCAAAGCACTTAGAAAATTTGCCAAGACTTAG
- a CDS encoding sodium:solute symporter family protein, whose amino-acid sequence MLIWFVIIYWVVSVGIGLWAALRVKNTADFAAAGHSLPMPIVTATVFATWFGSETVLGIPATFLKEGLGGVVSDPFGSSLCLILVGLFFARHLYNRRMLTIGDFFREKYGRTVEVLVTLCIVVSYLGWVAAQIKALGLVFSVVSEGSISQTGGMMIGAASVLIYTLFGGMWSVAITDFIQMIIIVIGMLYIGGEMTAQTGGISVVIEHAAAAGQFSNFWPDMNLASILGFIAALCTMMLGSIPQQDVFQRITSSKNVNIAVNAAILGGVLYFIFAFVPMYLAYSATLISPDLVKQYLTTDPQMILPKLILNHVPLIAQVMFFGALLSAIKSCASATLLAPSVTFAENIVRGFFKHLSDHALLKIMRITVLCFAVVVTFFAVNSELSIFKMVESAYKVTLVAAFVPLAFGVYWSKANSLGGLLAVVGGLTIWISCEILAPNAIMPPQLAGLLASIAGMILGSLVPKDELKAV is encoded by the coding sequence GTGCTGATTTGGTTCGTCATCATTTACTGGGTGGTATCAGTCGGCATTGGCTTGTGGGCTGCTCTACGCGTTAAAAATACTGCCGACTTTGCTGCGGCAGGGCATAGCCTCCCCATGCCAATTGTTACGGCTACCGTTTTCGCTACCTGGTTTGGCTCCGAAACGGTTTTAGGAATACCAGCCACCTTTTTAAAAGAGGGTTTGGGCGGGGTGGTCTCCGATCCTTTCGGTTCTTCTTTGTGCTTAATTCTGGTTGGCCTCTTTTTTGCTCGTCATCTGTACAACAGGCGAATGTTGACGATTGGTGATTTCTTCAGAGAAAAATATGGCCGTACCGTTGAGGTTTTGGTAACGCTTTGTATTGTCGTTTCGTATTTGGGTTGGGTTGCCGCTCAGATTAAGGCGCTTGGTTTGGTCTTTAGTGTTGTATCTGAAGGCAGTATTTCTCAAACGGGTGGCATGATGATTGGCGCCGCTAGCGTTTTAATCTATACCTTGTTCGGTGGCATGTGGTCCGTGGCGATTACTGACTTTATTCAGATGATCATCATTGTGATTGGCATGCTGTATATCGGTGGTGAGATGACGGCTCAAACCGGTGGCATCAGCGTGGTGATTGAGCATGCCGCAGCGGCTGGGCAATTTAGCAATTTTTGGCCAGATATGAACTTAGCATCGATCTTAGGGTTTATTGCTGCGCTTTGTACCATGATGTTGGGTTCTATTCCTCAGCAGGATGTATTCCAGCGAATTACTTCAAGTAAGAACGTCAATATTGCAGTGAATGCAGCAATATTGGGCGGCGTACTCTATTTCATTTTCGCGTTTGTACCAATGTACTTGGCATATTCAGCAACCTTGATTAGTCCGGATTTAGTGAAGCAGTATTTAACTACTGACCCTCAAATGATTTTGCCTAAGCTGATTTTGAATCACGTTCCATTGATTGCGCAGGTAATGTTTTTTGGCGCTTTACTCTCGGCAATTAAAAGTTGCGCCAGTGCAACCCTTTTAGCTCCGTCAGTTACTTTTGCTGAAAATATTGTTCGAGGTTTTTTTAAGCATTTGTCTGATCATGCATTACTAAAAATTATGCGCATCACGGTCTTGTGCTTTGCCGTAGTAGTGACCTTCTTTGCGGTGAACTCAGAGCTTTCTATTTTTAAGATGGTAGAAAGTGCTTATAAGGTGACCTTGGTTGCCGCATTTGTCCCGCTCGCATTTGGGGTTTATTGGTCCAAGGCAAATTCTTTGGGTGGATTGCTGGCGGTAGTCGGCGGATTAACCATTTGGATTAGCTGCGAAATCTTGGCTCCCAACGCCATCATGCCGCCCCAGTTGGCTGGCCTGCTGGCTAGTATTGCTGGAATGATTTTGGGTAGCCTAGTCCCAAAAGATGAGCTCAAAGCGGTTTAA
- a CDS encoding 2-dehydropantoate 2-reductase produces the protein MKICVIGGGGAIGGYLAVMLARAGNDVTVVARGATLAAIKERGLALIMDDQPEPLVAQVKAVEKIRDAETPDVVILAVKAHQVEPIIDDLAAIMGPETILIPMQNGIPWWYFQKLGGEYQDHSVETVDAGGLAKKAINPNNIIGCVVYPATFTQAPGVIRHVEGNRFPLGELDGKTTERIQKMSEMMSAAGFKSPILDDIRSEIWLKLWGNMTFNPISSLTHGTLEGICQYPLTKELARSMMAEAQTIAEKLGVTFRVDIERRIAGAEKVGKHKTSMLQDLEAGRSLEIDALLGSVIELGRITQTPTPCLNTVFALTKYLDENVQASKGSLALPSVSGY, from the coding sequence ATGAAAATTTGTGTGATCGGTGGGGGTGGCGCCATTGGCGGCTACCTAGCTGTCATGTTGGCCCGAGCGGGCAACGATGTCACAGTAGTTGCGCGTGGCGCTACTCTTGCGGCAATCAAAGAGCGCGGTTTGGCGTTGATTATGGATGATCAACCTGAGCCTTTAGTTGCTCAAGTGAAAGCTGTAGAAAAAATTCGTGATGCAGAAACTCCAGATGTCGTAATTTTGGCGGTGAAGGCCCACCAAGTTGAGCCAATCATTGATGACTTGGCAGCCATCATGGGACCAGAAACCATTTTGATTCCAATGCAAAACGGAATTCCTTGGTGGTATTTCCAGAAGCTAGGTGGCGAGTATCAAGATCATTCTGTTGAGACTGTGGATGCTGGCGGCCTTGCTAAGAAAGCAATTAATCCAAATAACATCATTGGTTGCGTTGTTTATCCAGCTACCTTTACTCAAGCTCCTGGCGTGATTCGTCACGTTGAAGGTAATCGCTTCCCATTGGGCGAGTTGGATGGCAAGACAACCGAGCGCATCCAAAAAATGTCAGAGATGATGAGCGCCGCAGGCTTTAAATCTCCTATTCTGGATGACATTCGCTCTGAGATTTGGTTAAAGCTCTGGGGGAATATGACTTTTAATCCAATCAGCTCGCTGACACATGGAACGCTTGAAGGTATCTGCCAATATCCGCTGACTAAAGAGTTGGCGCGCAGCATGATGGCTGAAGCGCAAACTATCGCTGAAAAATTAGGGGTTACTTTCCGCGTGGATATCGAGCGCCGCATCGCTGGTGCGGAGAAAGTTGGCAAACATAAAACTTCAATGTTGCAAGATTTAGAGGCTGGTCGTAGCTTGGAGATCGATGCACTCTTAGGATCTGTAATTGAGTTAGGTCGTATTACCCAGACTCCAACTCCTTGCCTTAATACAGTCTTTGCTTTAACCAAATACTTAGATGAAAACGTACAGGCTTCTAAAGGAAGTTTGGCTCTGCCTTCAGTATCTGGTTACTAA
- a CDS encoding fumarylacetoacetate hydrolase family protein produces MAQWLRFQHQGKSGLGQVQGDQIAVYSGDLFNNPQATGETLKLTDVTIDIPCTPSKMVAMVDNFHALVTKLEHAVPAEPLYFLKGNNSFLAANQVIRTPKSYSGKVVYEGELGIVIGKRIHEANESEAAKAIFGYTCINDVTAIEILNRDPGYAQWTRSKSFNTFGVFGPYITTDVDPSKLTIKTILNDQERQNYPVADMIFPPAKLVSLISQDVPLEAGDIIACGTSVGVGSMKPGSNVSIIIDGVGRLDNRFE; encoded by the coding sequence ATGGCTCAATGGCTCAGATTTCAGCATCAAGGCAAAAGTGGATTAGGACAAGTTCAGGGCGACCAAATTGCCGTCTACTCCGGAGATCTATTTAACAATCCACAAGCTACTGGCGAAACACTCAAATTAACTGACGTCACCATTGATATTCCTTGCACTCCTTCCAAAATGGTTGCAATGGTCGATAACTTTCATGCGCTAGTTACCAAACTAGAGCATGCGGTTCCTGCTGAGCCACTGTATTTCTTAAAGGGCAATAATTCATTCTTGGCAGCAAATCAAGTCATTCGCACACCGAAGTCTTACTCAGGGAAAGTAGTCTATGAGGGCGAATTAGGAATTGTGATTGGTAAACGTATTCATGAAGCAAATGAATCCGAAGCAGCAAAAGCCATTTTTGGTTACACCTGCATTAACGATGTAACTGCAATCGAAATTTTGAATCGCGATCCTGGCTATGCTCAGTGGACGCGCTCCAAGAGCTTTAATACATTTGGCGTATTTGGCCCTTACATCACTACCGATGTGGATCCAAGTAAGCTCACCATCAAAACCATTTTGAACGATCAAGAACGTCAAAACTATCCGGTTGCGGACATGATTTTCCCACCCGCTAAATTGGTAAGTCTTATTTCACAAGATGTTCCTCTTGAGGCTGGCGACATCATTGCTTGCGGGACTTCGGTAGGCGTCGGATCCATGAAGCCTGGCAGCAACGTCAGCATCATCATCGACGGTGTTGGCAGACTGGATAATCGTTTCGAATAA
- a CDS encoding glycine/sarcosine/betaine reductase selenoprotein B family protein, which yields MSKVSELVFAPEWDQPVRYIERTRSYYLGLGYDNPYVWAHYTEVPFSPLKKPLNQSVLALITTAVPYDPQKGDQGPGAAYNAAAKFYKPYQYSIDTDADLRIAHVGIDRKNANMEDSRCWFPLEAAKQAKIEGRIASLAPHFYGLPTNRSQRHTLEIDAPMILEMLRADHVDVAVLIPNCPICHQSQSLLARFLEAEGISTVVMGAAKDIVEYCGVPRFLFSDFPLGNAAAKPHDASSRQLNFELALRLLESAPAPRTTVQSPLVWSSDPGWKLDYSNLERLSKEEAARLREEAERARITARELRMNSVGS from the coding sequence ATGTCTAAAGTCTCTGAGCTAGTTTTTGCACCAGAATGGGATCAACCCGTTCGTTATATTGAACGCACTCGGAGCTATTACTTGGGCTTGGGTTACGACAATCCATATGTGTGGGCACACTACACCGAGGTTCCATTCAGCCCCCTCAAAAAACCGCTAAATCAATCAGTTCTGGCGTTAATTACAACCGCAGTTCCATATGACCCCCAGAAAGGTGATCAAGGGCCTGGCGCGGCTTATAACGCTGCAGCAAAATTTTATAAGCCGTATCAATACTCTATCGATACAGATGCTGATCTTCGTATTGCGCACGTTGGTATTGATCGCAAAAATGCCAATATGGAAGATAGTCGTTGCTGGTTTCCTTTAGAGGCTGCTAAGCAGGCAAAAATTGAGGGCAGAATTGCTTCTCTGGCGCCACATTTTTATGGCCTCCCTACTAATAGAAGTCAGCGACATACTTTGGAGATAGATGCACCCATGATTTTGGAAATGTTGCGTGCTGATCATGTGGATGTTGCGGTATTAATTCCAAATTGCCCTATTTGTCATCAGAGTCAAAGTTTGTTGGCAAGATTTTTGGAGGCAGAAGGAATTTCCACGGTTGTCATGGGTGCAGCGAAAGATATCGTGGAGTATTGCGGCGTACCTAGATTTTTATTTAGCGATTTCCCGCTGGGGAATGCTGCTGCAAAACCGCATGACGCTTCATCTAGACAGCTCAATTTTGAGTTGGCTTTGCGTCTTTTGGAATCCGCGCCAGCACCTAGAACAACCGTGCAATCCCCTTTGGTTTGGTCGTCTGATCCAGGTTGGAAATTGGATTATTCAAATCTTGAGCGACTCTCAAAAGAGGAGGCTGCGCGACTGCGTGAGGAGGCTGAGCGGGCTCGCATTACTGCTCGTGAACTACGTATGAATAGCGTTGGGTCTTAA
- a CDS encoding polyprenyl synthetase family protein has translation MTSTVKTNDLSQILAPISLEFKDLDQVIRDRLASKVALIDQISTYIIQAGGKRVRPALLMLIAKALANGKPTPHTLEMAAVVEFIHTATLLHDDVVDESTLRRGRETANAAFGNAASVLVGDFLYSRAFQMMVGPNDLRVMQILSDATNTIAEGEVLQLLNMNDPEVDEASYLQVIRYKTAKLFEASTELGAILAQASDTQREQAAAFGRHIGTAFQLMDDLLDYTANAAQMGKNAGDDLREGKPTLPLIYLLENGTNTEQLLVRAAIEQNQDLPEDVFAQILSAVQNSGALDYTQAAAKREADLALECIQDFPSNEATTALRDLCVYSLARQT, from the coding sequence ATGACGAGCACTGTCAAAACCAATGACCTAAGCCAAATCCTGGCACCAATTTCCTTAGAATTCAAGGACTTAGATCAGGTAATTCGCGACCGTTTGGCCTCAAAAGTGGCCCTCATTGACCAAATTTCCACCTACATCATCCAAGCGGGTGGGAAGCGGGTAAGGCCAGCTCTGCTGATGTTAATTGCCAAAGCTTTGGCCAATGGCAAGCCTACCCCCCACACCCTAGAAATGGCTGCCGTGGTTGAATTTATCCACACAGCCACCCTCTTGCATGACGATGTAGTTGATGAGTCCACCCTCAGAAGAGGTCGTGAAACCGCCAATGCCGCCTTCGGCAACGCGGCTAGCGTTTTAGTGGGTGATTTTTTGTATTCCAGAGCTTTCCAGATGATGGTTGGCCCGAACGATCTTCGAGTCATGCAAATTCTGTCGGACGCAACCAATACGATTGCCGAGGGCGAAGTATTGCAATTGCTCAACATGAATGATCCTGAAGTAGATGAAGCAAGCTATCTGCAGGTGATTCGTTACAAAACCGCCAAACTGTTTGAAGCATCAACCGAACTTGGCGCTATTTTGGCTCAAGCCAGTGATACGCAGCGAGAGCAAGCAGCAGCGTTTGGCAGGCACATTGGCACCGCCTTTCAACTCATGGATGACTTGTTGGACTACACCGCTAATGCAGCTCAAATGGGCAAGAATGCCGGCGATGATTTAAGGGAAGGCAAACCAACATTGCCGCTCATCTACCTTCTTGAGAATGGCACAAATACAGAGCAACTCTTAGTACGCGCAGCCATAGAGCAAAACCAAGATCTACCAGAAGACGTGTTTGCGCAAATCTTAAGTGCAGTACAAAATTCTGGAGCGCTTGATTACACACAAGCTGCCGCTAAGCGTGAAGCGGACTTAGCCTTGGAATGTATTCAGGATTTTCCAAGCAATGAAGCAACTACTGCCCTACGTGATCTCTGTGTCTACTCACTCGCTAGACAAACTTAA
- the rplU gene encoding 50S ribosomal protein L21: MYAVIKTGGKQYKVAAGEKLKIEQIPAEIGSEITLDQVLAVGEGASLKLGDPLVNGAAVMATVVSQGRHDKVTIFKMRRRKHYQKHQGHRQNFTEILINTIKA; encoded by the coding sequence ATGTACGCGGTCATAAAAACCGGTGGCAAACAGTATAAAGTTGCTGCTGGCGAAAAATTGAAAATAGAACAGATACCAGCGGAAATCGGCAGCGAAATCACTCTTGACCAAGTCCTCGCCGTTGGCGAAGGCGCTTCACTGAAATTAGGTGATCCATTGGTTAATGGTGCAGCTGTGATGGCCACTGTCGTCTCCCAAGGACGTCACGATAAAGTGACAATCTTTAAGATGCGCCGTCGCAAGCATTATCAAAAGCACCAAGGCCATCGTCAGAATTTCACTGAAATTTTGATCAACACGATTAAAGCCTAA
- the rpmA gene encoding 50S ribosomal protein L27, with translation MAQKKGGGSTRNGRDSESKRLGVKVYGGEQINAGSIIVRQRGTRVHPGANVGIGKDHTLFALIDGQVEFGVKGALKKAQVSVLPRS, from the coding sequence ATGGCACAGAAAAAAGGCGGCGGCTCAACACGAAATGGCCGCGACTCAGAATCGAAACGCCTAGGCGTTAAGGTATACGGCGGCGAGCAGATCAATGCTGGCAGCATCATTGTTCGTCAACGTGGCACACGTGTTCATCCAGGTGCTAACGTTGGTATTGGTAAAGATCACACTTTGTTCGCCTTAATTGACGGTCAAGTGGAATTTGGCGTTAAGGGTGCTTTGAAGAAGGCCCAAGTTTCAGTTTTGCCTCGTTCATAA
- the obgE gene encoding GTPase ObgE: MKFIDEARIEVIAGQGGAGSASMRREKFIEFGGPDGGDGGKGGSVWAIADRNINTLIDYRYAKTHTAKNGEPGRGADCYGRAGDDIELRMPVGTIISDYETGEPIADLTTHGERLCLAQGGVGGWGNIHFKSSTNRAPRQKTNGKPGERRKLKLELKVLADVGLLGMPNAGKSTLITAVSNARPKIADYPFTTLHPNLGVVRVGSERSFVIADIPGLIEGAAEGAGLGHRFLRHLQRTGVLLHLVDLAPFDENVDPVADANAIVNELRKYDESLVEKPRWLVLNKVDMIPEEDRKKVVADFVKKFKWSGPVFEISALTGMGCEKLCYALQDYLDSVRRDRDDAEERAADPRYQEQSEDKNQDRATD, translated from the coding sequence ATGAAATTTATAGACGAAGCGCGTATTGAAGTAATAGCCGGCCAAGGTGGCGCCGGAAGCGCCTCTATGCGCCGAGAAAAGTTTATCGAGTTTGGTGGCCCTGATGGTGGTGATGGCGGCAAGGGTGGAAGCGTTTGGGCTATTGCCGATCGCAATATCAACACCTTAATTGATTATCGCTATGCCAAAACGCACACTGCAAAGAATGGTGAGCCTGGGCGTGGTGCGGATTGCTATGGTCGCGCAGGCGATGATATTGAATTGCGTATGCCAGTCGGCACCATCATTTCTGATTACGAAACTGGTGAACCAATTGCAGATTTAACAACGCATGGTGAGCGTCTTTGTCTGGCGCAAGGCGGTGTTGGTGGTTGGGGCAATATTCACTTTAAGAGTAGTACCAACCGTGCGCCACGTCAAAAAACTAATGGCAAACCTGGCGAGCGTCGCAAGCTAAAGCTGGAGTTAAAGGTATTGGCTGACGTTGGCCTTTTGGGAATGCCAAATGCAGGTAAATCAACCTTGATTACCGCCGTATCCAATGCGCGCCCCAAAATTGCTGATTATCCATTTACTACTTTGCATCCTAATTTAGGTGTGGTGCGTGTAGGTAGTGAGCGTAGTTTTGTGATTGCCGATATTCCAGGTTTGATCGAGGGTGCAGCAGAAGGCGCAGGTTTAGGCCATCGTTTCTTGCGTCATTTACAGCGTACTGGTGTGCTTTTGCATTTAGTTGACCTTGCTCCATTTGATGAGAATGTCGACCCAGTAGCAGATGCAAACGCTATTGTGAATGAGCTACGTAAATATGATGAGTCCCTGGTTGAGAAACCACGCTGGCTTGTATTAAACAAGGTTGACATGATTCCTGAAGAGGATCGTAAAAAGGTGGTTGCCGACTTTGTGAAAAAGTTTAAATGGAGCGGCCCTGTTTTTGAGATTTCTGCTTTAACAGGTATGGGCTGCGAGAAGCTTTGTTATGCGCTTCAGGATTATTTGGATTCTGTGCGCCGTGATCGTGATGATGCGGAAGAGCGTGCAGCTGATCCTCGTTATCAAGAGCAAAGTGAAGATAAGAATCAAGATAGAGCAACTGATTAA